One part of the Thermococcus litoralis DSM 5473 genome encodes these proteins:
- a CDS encoding DUF3368 domain-containing protein, whose amino-acid sequence MEKISDDRLKRTPMLELDEGESEAIVLALEKNAELILIDDYDGREVARALGLRVVGTIGILLRAKFRGEIESLKDELEKLKATGF is encoded by the coding sequence GTGGAGAAGATATCCGATGACAGGTTAAAACGCACTCCCATGCTTGAACTGGATGAAGGTGAGAGCGAGGCGATAGTTCTGGCACTTGAAAAGAACGCCGAGCTTATTTTGATCGACGACTACGATGGCCGGGAAGTAGCGAGGGCTCTGGGGCTTAGAGTTGTGGGAACTATCGGCATTCTCCTCAGAGCGAAGTTTCGTGGGGAGATAGAGAGCCTTAAGGACGAGCTCGAAAAGCTGAAGGCTACTGGCTTCTAG
- a CDS encoding DUF257 family protein, translated as MEMTKEMLFDVVDRTPFGDLVLIEDETTYGLVMAMYAFVRYARERGIKIMIDDVLDTLFLIKKQLEFLGVQEDFSDVLVIKTGGKMDVGKVVGRIPLETEPVIYLSRYESTVKEVFSEGKYINIVLGLERLFAFFQEPVEFYTVINSIQGFLGNKSRKAFYIIDKNVASNLKFNPIPELEEMATTVVYIKGEYGKGKVTFGKNPFIEFLGKEYEVSLERVLQW; from the coding sequence ATGGAAATGACAAAAGAGATGCTTTTTGATGTAGTGGATAGAACACCCTTCGGCGATTTGGTTCTTATAGAGGATGAAACTACTTACGGCTTGGTTATGGCAATGTATGCCTTTGTGAGATATGCTCGGGAAAGGGGAATTAAAATAATGATCGACGATGTTTTAGACACTCTTTTTCTGATAAAAAAGCAACTGGAGTTTCTTGGCGTTCAAGAGGACTTCTCAGATGTCCTTGTAATCAAAACTGGGGGAAAGATGGACGTTGGGAAGGTCGTGGGAAGAATTCCCTTGGAAACAGAGCCGGTGATATATTTGAGCAGATATGAGAGTACTGTCAAAGAAGTTTTTTCTGAGGGGAAGTACATCAACATAGTCCTTGGCCTTGAGAGGCTTTTTGCCTTCTTCCAGGAGCCCGTTGAATTTTATACGGTAATAAACTCCATTCAGGGATTTTTGGGCAACAAGAGCAGAAAAGCGTTTTACATAATAGACAAAAACGTTGCTTCAAATCTCAAGTTCAACCCAATCCCGGAGCTAGAGGAAATGGCGACGACTGTGGTATACATCAAAGGAGAATACGGAAAGGGAAAGGTTACCTTTGGAAAGAACCCGTTTATAGAGTTTCTGGGCAAAGAGTACGAAGTCTCCCTTGAGAGAGTACTCCAGTGGTGA
- the shyC gene encoding NAD(P)-dependent hydrogenase/sulfhydrogenase 2 subunit gamma: protein MTFQTHDARILEVKELTSREKLFTLRFVDPELNRSFKYKPGQFVIVDIRGFGEFPISLCSTPTREGYFQLCVRRVGRMTKYMHKLKEGDIVGIRGPYGNGFPMEKMEGSTLVLVAGGLGMAPLRSVLWYALDTGKYEKIYLFYGTKAYEDILFRDEVIHLLKHGEDMNCHVKLAYEVESPSCIYLEKGYSPRVCKGVVTDLFRGETFDVENTYALICGPPVMYKYVIKELLDRKLSPGRIYMTLERRMRCGVGKCGHCIVGTSTSIKYVCKDGPVFTYWDALSTRGLI, encoded by the coding sequence ATGACGTTTCAAACACACGACGCGAGGATTTTGGAAGTGAAGGAGCTCACCTCAAGGGAAAAGCTTTTTACACTTCGCTTTGTCGATCCAGAGCTCAACAGAAGCTTCAAATACAAGCCCGGACAGTTTGTTATAGTTGACATAAGGGGTTTTGGAGAGTTTCCGATAAGCCTGTGCTCAACTCCTACTAGAGAGGGCTACTTCCAGCTCTGTGTTAGAAGGGTTGGGAGAATGACAAAATACATGCATAAGCTCAAAGAGGGTGACATAGTTGGGATTAGAGGTCCTTATGGCAATGGCTTTCCAATGGAAAAGATGGAAGGTTCAACTTTAGTTCTCGTGGCTGGCGGTTTGGGAATGGCTCCCCTTCGCTCAGTGCTGTGGTATGCTCTGGATACAGGGAAATATGAAAAAATCTACCTCTTCTACGGCACAAAGGCCTATGAGGATATTCTCTTCAGGGATGAGGTGATACACCTCCTCAAACATGGCGAGGATATGAACTGTCATGTGAAACTCGCCTACGAAGTGGAGAGCCCTTCATGCATATACCTAGAGAAGGGCTATTCACCGAGGGTATGCAAAGGAGTCGTTACAGACCTCTTTAGAGGAGAAACCTTTGACGTTGAAAACACCTATGCACTAATCTGCGGCCCACCGGTGATGTACAAATACGTTATCAAGGAGCTTTTAGATAGAAAGCTCTCTCCGGGAAGGATTTACATGACCCTCGAAAGGAGAATGCGCTGTGGGGTTGGGAAATGTGGCCACTGCATCGTGGGAACGAGCACCTCTATTAAATACGTGTGCAAAGACGGCCCTGTATTCACTTATTGGGATGCTCTATCTACAAGGGGGCTGATATGA
- the pbp11 gene encoding tRNA-binding protein Pbp11, with protein MGLFDIFKKKEGRVEIFSKRPVAKFKVEKVFEIFGNEVLVGEVVEGVIYPGYKVKGKKAALIREIQKERQKVDFALEYDKVALVLEGKLNTKAGEVLEVYQS; from the coding sequence ATGGGGCTCTTTGACATTTTCAAAAAGAAAGAGGGTAGAGTTGAGATATTCTCAAAAAGACCCGTGGCTAAGTTTAAGGTGGAAAAGGTCTTTGAAATCTTTGGCAATGAAGTTCTGGTTGGAGAAGTTGTTGAGGGAGTTATTTACCCAGGCTATAAAGTGAAGGGAAAGAAAGCCGCACTCATAAGGGAGATACAGAAAGAGAGGCAAAAGGTCGATTTTGCGCTCGAATATGATAAAGTGGCCCTTGTTTTGGAAGGGAAACTTAACACCAAAGCCGGGGAGGTACTTGAGGTTTATCAATCCTAA
- the rtcA gene encoding RNA 3'-terminal phosphate cyclase has product MRVIDGSYGEGGGQILRTALALSVITGEAVKIINIRAKRPKPGLRPQHLYGVLALKELSHGEVKGAREGSTELEFYPKEIKTKHIRVPIKTAGSITLVLQALLPAMVFADSEVTFEITGGTDVPWSPPVDYLKHVTLYALEKLGIRVELEIKKRGHYPRGGGLVIGKAYSWEEKKPLVATEFKRLHSFEGISHAVRLPSHVAIRQAKAAREVLERVYPSVPVKIKEEYYEPGKDSHLGPGSGIVVWANTDVLRLGGDALGERGKPAEVVGREAATELLEQLKTGHAVDKFLGDQLIPFLAFAGGEIWVSEITKHLITNVWVVEQFFGKVFEVEGELGKPGKVKVVRKVEI; this is encoded by the coding sequence ATGAGGGTCATTGATGGGAGTTATGGAGAGGGCGGGGGGCAAATATTAAGGACTGCACTTGCCCTTTCAGTCATCACAGGAGAGGCTGTTAAGATAATAAACATCCGTGCTAAGAGACCAAAACCCGGACTAAGGCCCCAGCACCTATACGGCGTTTTAGCTCTCAAGGAACTTTCACATGGAGAAGTAAAGGGAGCGAGAGAAGGTTCAACTGAGCTGGAGTTCTACCCCAAAGAGATAAAAACAAAACACATTAGGGTGCCAATAAAAACTGCCGGCAGCATAACCCTTGTTCTTCAAGCCCTTCTGCCAGCGATGGTCTTTGCAGATAGCGAGGTCACTTTTGAGATAACCGGGGGAACTGACGTCCCCTGGAGCCCGCCAGTTGATTATCTCAAGCACGTAACCCTCTACGCCCTCGAAAAGCTCGGCATTAGGGTGGAGCTAGAAATAAAGAAGAGAGGCCATTACCCAAGGGGCGGAGGATTGGTCATCGGTAAAGCATATTCTTGGGAAGAAAAGAAGCCGCTGGTTGCTACAGAGTTTAAAAGACTTCACAGCTTTGAAGGGATAAGCCACGCTGTAAGGTTGCCTTCCCACGTTGCTATAAGACAGGCAAAAGCTGCAAGAGAAGTCCTTGAGAGGGTTTATCCTTCTGTGCCGGTGAAGATTAAGGAGGAGTACTATGAACCCGGTAAAGACTCCCACCTAGGCCCGGGAAGTGGGATCGTCGTATGGGCGAATACAGATGTTCTCCGCTTGGGAGGAGATGCCCTTGGGGAGAGGGGCAAACCGGCAGAGGTCGTGGGAAGAGAAGCCGCAACTGAACTTTTAGAGCAATTAAAGACGGGACATGCAGTAGACAAGTTCCTCGGAGACCAGCTCATACCGTTTTTAGCCTTTGCGGGAGGAGAGATATGGGTGAGTGAAATCACAAAGCACCTCATAACCAACGTCTGGGTCGTGGAGCAGTTTTTCGGAAAGGTCTTCGAGGTAGAGGGAGAACTCGGAAAGCCCGGGAAGGTGAAAGTTGTGAGAAAGGTTGAGATTTAG
- a CDS encoding metallophosphoesterase has product MLIGIMSDTHDNLPAIARAVELFNKENVDLVLHAGDYVAPFVKRELSKLNAPLKGVFGNNDGEREGLKKAIGVDDEIIELELDGLKIVLLHGTNEKVVEAFIRSQLYDVVIRGHTHKYEIRETGRSIVLNPGEVCGYVSGIKSVAFLDTRKREIKIVNLDTGEPLGFMSL; this is encoded by the coding sequence ATGCTGATAGGAATAATGAGCGACACTCATGACAACCTTCCGGCTATAGCAAGGGCTGTTGAGCTATTTAACAAGGAAAACGTTGACCTCGTGCTTCATGCAGGCGATTATGTGGCACCTTTTGTCAAAAGAGAACTTTCAAAACTAAATGCACCGTTAAAGGGTGTCTTTGGCAACAACGATGGAGAAAGAGAAGGTCTCAAAAAAGCGATTGGGGTAGATGATGAAATAATAGAGCTCGAACTGGATGGGCTTAAGATAGTTCTCCTTCACGGCACAAATGAAAAGGTAGTTGAGGCATTTATAAGGAGCCAGCTTTATGACGTTGTGATAAGGGGGCACACTCATAAATACGAGATAAGGGAAACTGGGAGAAGCATAGTTCTTAATCCCGGCGAGGTTTGTGGGTACGTCAGTGGAATAAAGAGTGTTGCATTTCTGGACACGAGAAAGAGAGAAATAAAGATAGTAAACCTTGACACAGGGGAGCCACTTGGCTTCATGAGCCTTTGA
- the shyD gene encoding NAD(P)-dependent hydrogenase/sulfhydrogenase 2 subunit delta, with translation MMLKLGVFELTDCGGCALNILFLYEKLFDLLEFYEIKEFHMASSIKEHDTLDVAIVTGSVSTQRDLNLLHYARNHSKYLIALGTCATHGDVQASVEGKIREKLEKVYGTRANPMKALDSTPIVQHVAVDYALPGCPYDKDEIYQVLMNLAKGVEPPTKDYPVCVECKLNEYECVLVKRGIPCLGPITLGGCNAVCIKSQLGCIGCRGPLPKEANPASEFEILKELGYDEEYIRRKFKTFARGELRW, from the coding sequence ATGATGCTCAAGCTTGGTGTTTTTGAGCTGACCGATTGTGGAGGATGCGCTCTCAACATTCTCTTCCTATACGAAAAGCTCTTTGATCTGCTTGAATTCTACGAAATAAAGGAATTTCACATGGCTTCAAGTATTAAAGAACACGACACTCTTGATGTGGCGATTGTTACTGGAAGTGTTTCAACACAGAGGGATCTTAATCTCCTTCACTACGCAAGAAACCACTCAAAATATCTCATAGCCCTCGGAACCTGTGCCACCCATGGAGACGTGCAGGCGAGTGTTGAAGGGAAAATCAGAGAAAAGCTTGAGAAAGTTTATGGAACGAGAGCAAACCCAATGAAGGCTTTAGATTCAACTCCGATTGTGCAGCATGTGGCAGTTGATTACGCCTTGCCGGGCTGTCCCTATGATAAGGATGAAATTTATCAGGTGCTCATGAATTTGGCAAAAGGTGTTGAGCCACCTACAAAGGACTATCCGGTCTGTGTGGAGTGCAAGCTCAATGAATACGAGTGTGTTCTTGTTAAGAGGGGCATTCCTTGTTTGGGTCCAATAACGCTCGGCGGGTGCAATGCAGTCTGCATAAAATCTCAGCTGGGATGCATTGGGTGCAGAGGGCCTCTGCCGAAGGAAGCAAACCCTGCAAGTGAGTTCGAGATTCTCAAGGAGCTTGGCTACGACGAGGAATACATTCGGAGAAAGTTCAAGACTTTTGCAAGGGGTGAGCTGAGATGGTGA
- a CDS encoding DUF257 family protein, whose protein sequence is MESLEGVFKLADKIKFGEIVLVEYSPSFIPELMTLGLMSYGKSRGLPVIIDDNFDSLHVIQKHLEFLGIKEDFRDALVVKTGGKRNIGNVVTRVKFVSEPVIYIRNYEEAGRAVFSKVEKSINIVLGLERLFSFVSSVPEFYAFILALQSFLGNEKRKAFYLVNKDIASLIPFNPLPELERLATTVIEAVPTPTSGIFTFKKSTSLDLLGKKIEIPAGVIRWK, encoded by the coding sequence TTGGAGTCTTTAGAGGGAGTTTTTAAACTAGCCGATAAAATAAAGTTTGGAGAAATTGTTCTCGTTGAATACTCTCCGTCATTCATACCTGAGCTTATGACCCTTGGGCTTATGTCCTATGGGAAGTCACGGGGATTGCCGGTTATAATTGATGATAACTTCGATTCTCTCCACGTTATTCAGAAGCATCTTGAATTCCTTGGCATTAAGGAGGACTTTAGAGATGCCCTTGTTGTTAAAACCGGTGGAAAAAGGAACATTGGAAACGTTGTTACAAGGGTAAAATTTGTCAGCGAGCCGGTTATATACATAAGAAATTATGAAGAGGCAGGGAGAGCGGTCTTCTCAAAGGTTGAGAAATCCATAAACATTGTCCTCGGCCTTGAAAGGCTCTTTTCGTTTGTTTCATCGGTACCAGAATTCTACGCCTTTATCCTCGCACTTCAGTCTTTCCTTGGAAATGAGAAGCGGAAGGCATTCTATTTAGTCAATAAGGATATTGCATCCTTAATCCCATTTAACCCTCTACCAGAACTTGAAAGATTAGCAACTACGGTAATTGAAGCCGTTCCAACCCCTACGAGCGGTATTTTTACTTTCAAAAAATCCACAAGCTTGGATCTGCTTGGAAAGAAAATCGAAATCCCAGCTGGGGTGATAAGATGGAAATGA
- the shyB gene encoding NAD(P)-dependent hydrogenase/sulfhydrogenase 2 subunit beta, with product MRYVKLPQENFEEFFNSLKNWGKVYAPVKKGNIYSFQHVEKPSEIAFDYTRTMLPPKKFFVRPKDEMLRLKGGKWEEIDGVEPVVLFGVHSCDIHGLEILDKVYLNEPVDPYYKKRRENSIIIGMSCMPDEYCFCKSLGTDFAMHGFDLFLHELPDGWLVRVGSVKGHEIAWENEELFEELTEEDMRNFREFEEKRANSFKKHLNKEGLEDMLDLAFNSPVWKKYEKICLGCGNCNMVCPTCRCYEVCDLWMNAYEAVRVRRYDSCFMETHGLVAGGHNFRPTRLDRFRHRYYCKSYFDPSAGFNCVGCGRCDEFCPAKIEHVKVLDEVREGLQ from the coding sequence GGGCAAAGTATATGCCCCGGTGAAAAAGGGAAACATCTATTCCTTTCAGCATGTCGAGAAACCTTCGGAGATAGCCTTTGATTACACCAGAACGATGCTTCCTCCGAAGAAGTTCTTTGTGAGGCCTAAGGATGAAATGCTCAGGCTTAAAGGAGGCAAATGGGAAGAGATCGATGGAGTTGAACCAGTAGTTCTCTTTGGGGTTCATTCATGCGATATCCACGGATTGGAGATACTCGACAAGGTTTACCTTAATGAGCCAGTAGATCCTTACTACAAGAAAAGAAGGGAAAATTCAATAATAATCGGCATGAGCTGTATGCCAGATGAATACTGCTTCTGCAAAAGCTTAGGAACAGATTTCGCTATGCACGGCTTTGATCTATTTTTGCATGAGCTCCCGGACGGCTGGTTAGTGAGGGTTGGTAGTGTAAAAGGACATGAGATAGCTTGGGAAAATGAAGAGCTCTTTGAAGAACTTACAGAGGAGGATATGAGGAACTTCAGGGAGTTTGAAGAGAAAAGGGCCAATTCCTTTAAGAAGCACCTCAACAAGGAAGGTCTTGAAGACATGCTTGACTTAGCCTTTAACAGCCCGGTGTGGAAAAAGTACGAGAAGATATGTCTTGGATGCGGCAACTGTAACATGGTTTGTCCGACGTGTAGATGCTATGAAGTGTGTGACCTATGGATGAACGCCTATGAGGCAGTAAGGGTGAGGAGATACGATTCCTGCTTTATGGAAACCCATGGCTTGGTTGCTGGAGGACATAACTTTAGACCAACTCGTTTAGATCGCTTCAGGCACCGCTATTACTGTAAGAGCTACTTTGACCCCTCAGCGGGCTTTAACTGCGTTGGATGCGGAAGATGTGACGAGTTCTGTCCAGCTAAGATAGAGCACGTTAAGGTTCTCGATGAGGTGAGGGAGGGGTTACAATGA
- a CDS encoding HEPN domain-containing protein: MWEEIERHLRLAEEELSSAHILLKNNKLRDAISRAYYSMFHAAKALLLTKDIKPRKHSGVVKMFGLYFVTEGFIEELYAKALNKAFVLRSRADYDIYYQPTHEEAEELVESAEAFLDRVKKALEMIKNEGKSP; encoded by the coding sequence ATGTGGGAAGAGATAGAGCGCCATTTAAGACTTGCAGAAGAGGAGCTTTCATCAGCGCATATACTTCTGAAAAACAACAAGCTTAGAGATGCAATAAGTAGAGCATACTATTCAATGTTCCATGCCGCTAAAGCATTACTCTTAACAAAAGATATAAAGCCAAGAAAACACTCTGGAGTTGTCAAGATGTTTGGGCTGTATTTTGTGACGGAAGGATTCATTGAAGAGTTATATGCTAAAGCACTTAACAAAGCCTTTGTTCTGAGATCTCGGGCAGATTATGATATTTATTACCAGCCAACACATGAAGAAGCTGAAGAACTTGTTGAAAGTGCTGAAGCATTCTTGGACAGGGTTAAAAAGGCTCTGGAGATGATCAAAAATGAAGGAAAAAGCCCTTGA
- a CDS encoding TatD family hydrolase, whose amino-acid sequence MIIFDNHFHVDPFKGLFLEAVKEFHKAGGTHLNVVYKSAHDYGFNGSRAEDFMKAMDFHISLVERINKETPVRAFALVGVHPAEFAYLAEKKGVEYAKDEVMKALEYAQKLCLEGKAIAIGEIGRPHYEVSEEVWNASIELMKYGMKLAKEADCAVQLHTESFNEEKFRELGAIVKEVGIKPYKVVKHYSPPLVKVAEEVGVFPSILASKKAIMEALMQGSRFLMETDYIDDKKRPGAVLGPKTVPKRTKAFLQQGLMDEETAYKIHVENPKKAYGVEIEE is encoded by the coding sequence ATGATAATATTTGATAACCACTTTCACGTTGACCCCTTTAAAGGGCTGTTCTTAGAGGCGGTTAAAGAATTTCACAAGGCTGGAGGCACGCATCTCAACGTGGTTTACAAGAGTGCCCACGATTACGGATTTAATGGAAGTAGAGCTGAGGACTTCATGAAGGCCATGGACTTTCACATAAGCCTTGTGGAGAGGATAAATAAAGAAACCCCAGTTAGGGCATTTGCCTTGGTTGGGGTTCACCCGGCGGAGTTTGCCTACCTTGCGGAGAAGAAAGGTGTGGAATACGCTAAAGACGAGGTCATGAAGGCTTTGGAATATGCCCAAAAGCTCTGCCTTGAGGGAAAGGCAATAGCGATAGGTGAGATAGGAAGGCCACACTACGAGGTCAGCGAGGAGGTATGGAATGCAAGCATAGAGCTCATGAAGTATGGGATGAAACTTGCTAAAGAAGCAGACTGTGCAGTCCAGCTCCACACGGAGAGCTTTAATGAAGAGAAGTTCAGAGAGCTCGGAGCGATTGTCAAAGAAGTGGGCATAAAGCCCTACAAAGTCGTCAAGCATTACTCCCCGCCACTGGTCAAAGTTGCCGAAGAAGTTGGCGTCTTTCCCTCAATTCTAGCGAGCAAAAAAGCCATTATGGAAGCCTTAATGCAGGGAAGCAGGTTCTTGATGGAGACCGATTACATAGACGATAAAAAGAGGCCGGGAGCTGTTTTAGGCCCCAAAACCGTGCCCAAGAGGACAAAAGCATTTCTCCAGCAGGGCTTAATGGACGAGGAAACAGCTTACAAAATCCACGTTGAGAATCCAAAAAAGGCGTATGGGGTGGAGATAGAGGAGTAG
- a CDS encoding nucleotidyltransferase domain-containing protein, translating into MKEKALEVFLKRIKEKFGDEVQEIIVFGSYARGESEEESDIDVMIVGNVPLEDVIDISTEVLLEYGELISPIIISPEEFRRRNDSFIQTIKEEGIRV; encoded by the coding sequence ATGAAGGAAAAAGCCCTTGAAGTATTCTTAAAAAGAATAAAAGAAAAATTTGGAGATGAAGTACAGGAGATCATTGTATTTGGCTCCTATGCAAGGGGAGAGAGTGAAGAAGAAAGCGATATAGACGTGATGATTGTTGGTAACGTTCCACTTGAAGATGTCATAGATATCTCTACCGAAGTACTTCTTGAGTATGGGGAGCTCATAAGCCCGATTATTATTTCTCCAGAGGAATTCAGAAGGAGAAATGATTCGTTCATACAAACTATTAAAGAAGAAGGGATAAGAGTTTAA
- a CDS encoding UPF0175 family protein, giving the protein MEIVIPEDIITAMKLPRKEVERELKIDLAVILYQRGILSLGKAAKLAGVTKREFLEELAKRKVPRHYTERELEEDVAFARGE; this is encoded by the coding sequence ATGGAAATAGTAATTCCAGAAGATATAATCACCGCAATGAAGCTTCCGAGGAAAGAAGTAGAGAGGGAGCTGAAAATTGATCTTGCGGTTATTTTGTATCAGCGAGGAATTCTCTCCCTCGGAAAAGCTGCCAAGCTTGCGGGAGTAACCAAGAGAGAGTTCCTTGAGGAACTGGCCAAGAGGAAAGTCCCGAGGCATTACACGGAAAGGGAGCTTGAGGAGGACGTGGCATTTGCGCGTGGTGAGTGA
- the shyA gene encoding NAD(P)-dependent hydrogenase/sulfhydrogenase 2 subunit alpha, with amino-acid sequence MSIEIEAFTRVEGNGGAEIIIENGEVKDVKVKIFEGPRFFELLTLGRHYWDVPDLEARICAICYLSHSVASVLGIERAFGVEVPEEIMLLRELGLLGELIESHALHLYLLVAPDLFGYADAIRMASKHGEIVKEGLTIKAFGNYIREVIGGREIHGINVKPGGFGRYPTIEELERMEMQSEALLKLARRAVGIFANQEYLGAKAEHYVAVNGYLYGDELIADDGEHFDYFKCIEEKTLPYSFAKQSRYKGEVFMVGALPRVILKYEMLTPMARHLYEEYKEKLAQGYVSLNNLAQAIELVYALERTKEIARALLDKGFEGENVPIEPKEGEGIGYVEAPRGVLVHHYRIDEKGNIAYSNIITPTAFNHAIMELSLYEEAKKRYGSSDEMTFLQKLEETVRAFDPCISCSVHVVRL; translated from the coding sequence GTGAGCATTGAGATCGAGGCTTTTACAAGGGTTGAAGGAAACGGAGGAGCGGAAATAATCATCGAGAACGGGGAAGTGAAGGACGTTAAGGTGAAAATATTCGAAGGGCCAAGGTTCTTCGAGCTCCTCACCCTTGGAAGACACTACTGGGACGTGCCGGACTTAGAGGCTAGAATATGCGCCATATGCTATCTGTCGCATTCAGTCGCTTCGGTACTTGGCATTGAGAGAGCCTTTGGAGTTGAAGTCCCAGAGGAGATAATGCTTCTAAGGGAACTAGGCCTTCTAGGAGAACTCATCGAGAGTCATGCTCTGCACCTCTACCTCTTAGTTGCTCCGGACCTTTTCGGGTATGCTGACGCGATAAGAATGGCAAGCAAACACGGCGAAATAGTAAAAGAAGGCCTCACAATCAAGGCGTTTGGCAACTACATCAGGGAGGTTATTGGTGGAAGGGAGATACACGGCATAAATGTTAAGCCCGGTGGATTTGGGAGATACCCAACAATAGAAGAGCTTGAAAGAATGGAAATGCAAAGTGAGGCATTATTAAAGCTTGCAAGGAGGGCAGTGGGCATATTTGCGAATCAGGAGTATTTGGGAGCAAAGGCGGAGCATTACGTTGCGGTTAACGGCTACCTCTATGGGGATGAGCTGATTGCTGACGATGGAGAGCACTTTGACTATTTCAAGTGCATTGAGGAGAAAACTCTCCCATACAGCTTTGCAAAGCAGAGCAGATACAAAGGAGAGGTATTCATGGTAGGAGCCCTTCCAAGGGTAATATTGAAGTACGAAATGCTTACCCCAATGGCAAGGCATCTCTACGAGGAATATAAGGAGAAGCTTGCTCAAGGATACGTCAGCCTAAACAACTTAGCTCAAGCCATAGAGCTTGTATATGCCCTCGAGAGGACGAAGGAAATAGCCAGAGCTCTCCTCGATAAGGGCTTTGAGGGAGAAAACGTGCCGATTGAACCCAAAGAAGGAGAAGGAATAGGTTACGTTGAGGCACCTAGGGGCGTTTTGGTGCACCACTACAGGATTGATGAAAAGGGCAACATAGCGTATTCCAACATTATAACCCCCACAGCTTTCAACCACGCCATTATGGAGCTCAGCCTTTACGAAGAGGCTAAAAAGAGGTATGGAAGCTCAGATGAAATGACTTTCCTTCAGAAGCTGGAAGAAACTGTTAGGGCATTTGATCCCTGCATTTCCTGTTCTGTGCACGTTGTTAGGCTCTGA